A single Anopheles funestus chromosome 2RL, idAnoFuneDA-416_04, whole genome shotgun sequence DNA region contains:
- the LOC125775197 gene encoding acylphosphatase-2, with translation MGVQDLQDHVLVQCDFEIFGQVQGCGFTKFCRDNCLALGIKGWVKNSKQGTIMGKMQGAKGDVGKMVDWLSKTGSPGCKIDKAEFTNWGTCSRLAFTDFAIRF, from the exons atgggtGTTCAGGATCTGCAGGATCATGTACTGGTGCAGTGTGACTTCGAAATCTTCGGTCAGGTGCAAG GCTGTGGCTTTACCAAATTCTGCCGGGACAACTGTCTGGCGCTGGGCATTAAAGGATGGGTGAAAAACTCCAAGCAGGGTACCATCATGGGCAAGATGCAGGGTGCCAAGGGTGACGTCGGTAAAAT GGTCGATTGGCTTTCCAAAACCGGTTCGCCCGGATGCAAAATCGATAAGGCAGAATTCACCAACTGGGGCACCTGTTCGCGGTTGGCGTTTACGGACTTTGCAATTAGATTTTAA
- the LOC125775166 gene encoding uncharacterized protein LOC125775166 isoform X2, with amino-acid sequence MRGSIAGIEDGITGTPFKPSYHGLMLELIDYLYASLVVAPLVVCYWRGTWNLMGEYIYPSDVTTSLIVSLAIGIVGHLVFNIFQSTLRQYLNADKHRIAYYIGSRMYTTIYGVVCVNGWRGGWQLIDLYTTHDVLYVVLITLGCLFILACLKGVRNVMGTPFLIINDSRREYFDVPTYFKLTGSKDPGLYVLDCMFSVLVIGSLVVFVWRGLWVLLDLKLFPEDHGTSAWASIIIGYGVTGVTFSLQPLMRFTCDRLTGFWRVVVADMFLFFSFIGTINVWRGIWQALDTFFLPNEPLLSNWITHGAALLLLILLNCSNSVLVRGVYIDAEEPAGQCVVFPVYYIRLFFQKERKKKQRRLFDALERADLNSTGGVLQDKKHHHPQHQLPQQQQQQQQQQQKEPQHHHHITADQNHQVIRNLEAVPLTIIDDPKSNGDHSSQAPRM; translated from the exons ATGCGGGGTAGTATCGCCGGCATTGAGGACGGTATTACCGGCACACCGTTCAAACCGAGCTACCATGGGCTGATGCTGGAGCTGATTGACTACCTGTATGCGTCGCTGGTTGTGGCCCCGCTCGTGGTATGCTACTGGCGGGGGACCTGGAATCTGATGGGCGAGTACATCTACCCATCGGACGTAACTACCAGCCTGATCGTATCCCTTGCCATCGGTATCGTCGGCCATCTCGTGTTCAACATCTTCCAATCGACGCTACGGCAGTATCTGAATGCGGACAAACACCGGATAGCGTACTACATTGGGTCGCGCATGTACACCACCATCTATGGGGTCGTATGCGTTAACGGTTGGCGTGGTGGTTGGCAGCTGATCGACCTATACACAACACACGACGTCCTGTACGTGGTGCTCATCACGCTCGGCTGTCTATTTATCCTGGCCTGTCTTAAGGGTGTGCGCAATGTGATGGGGACACCGTTTCTCATCATCAATGACTCGAGACGGGAGTACTTTGACGTACCGACGTACTTCAAGCTAACG GGCTCGAAAGATCCAGGACTTTACGTGCTGGACTGTATGTTTAGCGTGCTAGTGATCGGTTCGCTGGTGGTGTTTGTTTGGCGCGGCCTTTGGGTACTTCTGGATCTGAAACTCTTCCCAGAAGATCACGGCACATCAGCATGGGCATCAATA ATTATAGGTTATGGAGTGACTGGGGTGACCTTCTCGTTGCAGCCACTAATGCGATTTACCTGTGACCGGTTGACCGGTTTCTGGCGTGTGGTCGTCGCGGATATGTTCCTATTCTTCAGCTTCATTGGCACAATCAACGTGTGGCGAGGTATCTGGCAAGCGCTCGATACATTTTTTCTGCCAA ACGAACCATTGCTGAGCAATTGGATAACGCACGGTGccgcactgctgctgctgattttgctgaactgctcCAACTCGGTGCTGGTGCGCGGTGTTTACATCGATGCAGAAGAACCAGCCGGGCAGTGTGTCGTTTTCCCCGTCTACTACATCAGGCTGTTCTTCCAGAAGGAGCGCAAGAAGAAGCAGCGCCGCCTGTTCGATGCACTCGAGCGGGCTGATCTTAACAGTACTGGCGGTGTACTACAGGACAAGAAGCATCATCATCCGCAACATCAACttccgcagcagcaacagcaacagcagcagcagcaacaaaaggaaccgcaacatcatcatcacatcACTGCAGATCAGAATCATCAGGTGATCCGCAACCTGGAAGCCGTACCCCTTACCATTATAGACGATCCAAAGAGCAACGGTGATCACAGTAGTCAAGCGCCTAGAATGTAA